In Eulemur rufifrons isolate Redbay chromosome 2, OSU_ERuf_1, whole genome shotgun sequence, the sequence gGGGGAGGAGCCTGTAACTCCTCTCCAGGTCCTGGAAGGCCCCACTGCAGCACTCAGCCCATACCTTGGCCACAGGGAGGTCCAGAAAGGCGAGAGTACGTATGACGACTGTCAACAAACGTGTCTGGGAGAGGGGGACAGCAGGAGGGAGACTTTATCCATAATCTCATTCTACCTTCATAATAACCCTGAAAGGCAGATATTATCTCTATTTAATAGAtaggcaactgaggctcagacaggttaagtaattggcccaaggtcacacagctaatttgTAGTAAAAGCTGAGGTTCCAGCCCAGGTTTGTCTGACTCCCAAACCATGCATGTCCCACTATTCCACCCAGGAGGCGAGAGAGGCGTtgcagggtgggagggtgggcgGGCTTTGGGAACAGAGACAGCATGACAGGTGGGCACAGGCTGATCTGGGGACAGTGTCAGCGTCAACTAGGGCTTAGGAGGGACCCTGGCTCCTTGTGAGGGCCTTGTCAGCATCTTCCCTCATTCCCCGGGCCAGGTTAGGGGCTTCTGAGGTGAGGGGCTAGAGGAAGAGGTGGGCTCTGGTCAGCCCACCCCTCTGAGCTTTGAGAGGGTCTTGCACAGCCTGGCAGCAACACGGCTTTTCCCTCCAGGCGAAATCACTGTGGGGGGCTGGGCCGGGCTCCAAGAGCCGGGGTCTGTGGCCCTAAAGGTGGCCACAGCAGAAGCCCCCAGGGAGTGCAGAGACTGGGGAAAATGGTGGCCCCTCCCTCATTCTGCTCTTGTCCACCTGCTCCAGGTCGGCCGGAAGATCTGGCCATGGATGCAGCCGGGAAGCCTGGGGCTGAGGAGGCTCGGCCCCTGCGGGGGAAGGGAGAGCAGGAGCACTCccggcagcaggaggaggaggaagaggagatggcAGGGGCCCCTCAAGGCCTCTTCCGGGGCGGGAAGAGCGGGCAGCTGGAGCAGGAgctggagcaggagcaggagcaggagcaggaggaggaggaggagcggctCTCCAAGGAGTGGGAGGACGCCAAGCGCTGGAGCAAGATGGACCAGCTGGCCAAGGAGCTGACGGCCGAGAAgcggctggagcaggaggatgaGGACAGCCCTGACCGCTCCATGAAGCTCTCCTTGCGGGCCCGGGGCTATGGCTTCAGGGGCCCTGGGCCGCAGCTGCGACGAGGCTGGAGGCCGTCCTCCCGGGAGGACAGTGTGGAGGCGGGCCTGCCCCTCCAGGTCCACGGCTACCCCGAGGAGAAGAAAGACGAGGAAGGCAGCGCCAACCGCAGACCAGAGGTTGGTAGGGGCAGGCgctggccctgggcctggccccgGGAGCGTGGGCCCCGCTGGGGGGCAGCTGCAGCCAGCTCTGCCCCACTGAGGGGACACAGGCCCCTTGGAGTCTGGGACTGGAGAGGTGCTCAGACAGGGGCCTCCCAGGGCAGGAGAAAGCACCTGCTCACAGCGGGCACCTGGCAAAGCTGGCTGGGAGACAGGAAGTGTTCAGAGCAACCTGTGGAAGCAGGAGGGGTGGTGAGTGGTCCCGAAGGCAGTAGGGAGCCTCGGCAGGTTCGTGAGCAGGACGTAGGAGTAATGGGTGGAGCCAGGTGCTTTGGGTGCAGAGAGCTTGGAAACAAACGCCCTGGCAGGACTGGCCTgggtgggcatgggggtgggaggagacacTAAGGCACAGGTCATGGCCTAGGAAGGCCATGAGGTTGGCCTGGCCATGTCCTCTCCCAGCCCCCGGGCAGCCCAGGCACGCTCTCCTCCCAGGTTCAGGCCCTGCATCCAGCCCAGGGGGCAAAGGAGGAGGGGGCCAGCTGGACCCCAGAGCTTTGGGGAGCAGGTGGGAGAAGCTGGGACGTGAGCCAGACCTGGGCTCTGCCTGCTCCTACCTGTGTGACCGCGGGCAGGTCATTTCCCTCCTCTGAGCCTCACCAGTTCCCCCACTTATGAAACAGGAGCATAGAGTGCTCTCTGCCCTCCACGTTGTCACGATTAGAACATGCACGAGCTTTGAAAACCTGGCCACACCCAGCGCCACGCGGGAAGCTGAGGGgtgaaggaggcaggaggggtggTGGGAGTTGGGCTTCTGGCAGGCGGCACCACCACCCTGAAGCTGGGGGAGGCCCTGGGGGGACCTGGCTCAAGCCTCAGGGCCCAGGTGTGAATTGGGGCTCCATGGGGGGCCGACAGCTGTCCACAGCTGTGACCCCAAGGCTCTTCTCTGCCCACCCAGAAGAGGATATGGCCCCTTCTTTGGGGCCCCCAACCCTCTTTCCCGCTGGGGCGGGAGCTCCGTGTTCCGTGTGCCCTGACAGGACAGACTCCCACCTGTAGGAAGTAGGGCCTGGATAAGAGGCCACCAGCGACGGTGTGGGGACAGGGCCCCCTGCATCAGCCACCTTCTTGTGCGCAATAATCCCGAGACATCCCAGCAGGGTGGTGTCCTCGTTCCCATGATTGAGGtccctgaggctcagaggggcaaAGCCCCTCTCTGAGGCCACACCAGCTACCTGGTGGCCCAGCCGTCTGGCCACCTGCACGCCTCTGGCACAAGTCGGGTCCTGGGGCTCCCTGTGCTGGCCCCGAGTGACCCTGATGTTCTCTCCTAGGACCAGGAGCTGGAGAGCCTGTCGGCCATCGAGGCGGAGCTGGAGAAGGTGGCCCGCGAGCTGCAGGCCCTGCGGCGGGGCTGAGGGGCCCCAGGCGCCTGTGGTCCTGGCCCTGCTGTCCCCATTGCAGGCCCTGGCCACACGGCCCAGGCGCTGCCTCCAGTAGGGAGGTGGCCTGCAGCCCGCCCAAGCCCAGGCCACCCTGCTACCCCCACgctcctgccctcctgctctTGACTCTGCCCCAGAAGCCCCTCTGCAGGGCAGACCCCCACAACTTTAAATATCGATTATTCCTTCTCTCAACACAGGCAGCTTTCTAGAAGTTTCCTTTCCAACATCGTATCCACTGGGCACAACTGCAATAACTTCTGACCTTTTGTTGAAAGCTGAGAACTCCTAACTGTAATATATTCTGTATAAAATTtatctaaggaaaaataaatctgttctgggctctttcctttttctttgaatattttccccTCCTCAACTCAAGAGTGGGTGGGACGCATTAGATTTGGGGTGATTCCTTTCTGGGCTACTTCCCAGCTGCGGGATCTTGGGCAGGTGACTTTGTACCTCGGAGCCttgattcctcatctgtaacatggggacgCTGGCCGGCCACAAAGGGTGTGTGGGATTGAATAACACATGCGAAGGGCCCCCACTGTTCCTTCCTGTCCCCATCTCCCCTCCACCCTGAGCGGGGCCATGCAGatgggggccaggctggggagcaGCCTCCACTTTCCGAGCCCGGATGGCCCCTCCCTGGTGGCCGGCGTCCCCTAATCAGCTTCGGTGCTGGGTGGAGGCCCGGGTGGCCGCAGGCTAGTGCGTGCCACAGGCCCCAGCCCAGCTTTGACTTCCTGACTTGGGTCTCTGGGCCGAAGCCCCCCACCCCTTGGCACAAATCCTTATCACGCCCTGCCGTGACCTCTGGCCGGTTCCGTGCACGCGGCTGTGGGGCGTCTGCGGTTCTTGCGCAGTTAGTGCTCACTATTGCACAACTGGTCTTAAGGCCCTTTTggaaatgaggaaaccaaggcagagaAGGTGAAATGACTCATCAAAGTCACAGGCAGGGGTGATGcgcaaaacataaaataaagttgcataacagaaagaaacaaacaggTAAGCATGGAGACCGTGCAGGATTACACAATCAGGACGAACCAAGCAGGTGCGCTAGACCTGCGTGTCCTGGCTATCAGGGCCATTCAGTCACTCATCACATCTGTGCGTGGCTGCTCTGGGCCTGGCAGGGCATGCAGAGATGGCTGGGAAAAGCACTGGTCCTAAGAAGCCCACGTGCCAGCAGGGAAAGCTGGACGCTTCAACAGCCAGTGAGACCCCTGGGAGGAAGCATGTGCTCGGCAGGAGGGAGCACCAGCCCACACCTGGAGCCCGCACCTTGCAGGCCGGGAGAAGGGGAGGCTGAGTGTGAGCCTGGCTTTGGGAATGGCTGGTTGGCCCCGTCCAGGCACGTCACCTCTCCAGGTGGCAGCTCTGTGCTAACGTCCTCGGCCTTTGCACCTCAAACAAGAGCAACCCGGTGGGGGTGACTATTCCAGGCAGTGGTGACGAGAAGGGGAGGGGGTCTCAGCCTTGGCAGGCTGCCCATGCAATGCTTTCCCACTAGGGGTGGGACAGGCACGGGCACCGTGGGGGGACAAGGCTCACAGGCATTGCTGCCACCCTCTGGGCAGAGCCAAGCTCAGAGTGCCCGCTGGGATGTGGGACCCCAGTTCCCAGGGGCTCGGGCTCTGTCTGGCGGGTCTGGGCAGGCAGGGTTCAGCAGCAAGGACTCAGGTTTGACCTCCAACTGGGGCTGGAATCCCCAGCCTCACCATTAACTAGTGGCAGAGTTTGCACATGTGCTTCTGGCCCttccagggcctcagtttccacatctataaaatggggacaatactTATATATCTTTATCAGATTGTGGTGAGGGCTGGAGGTGTCCCAGTGTGGACCAGGaaactattattaatactatGACGACACAAGTTGTGACAGGGGTCTCGGCAAACCTGGGCCTCTCCGCTGAGGCCGAGCTGCACCTGCCGCCACCGCCTGCCCCCAGTGTACTGAGGCCCCTCTGCATGGCTAGGGCTGCGAGGTGCTCATTTCTTCACACGTTTCAGAGAGAAGTTTACACTCCACCCTCGCCAGTTATAGAAATAAACCCAGCACTAGCTGTATGCCACGAGACAGTTAGAATTCAAAACATCTGCTACCAAGATAGTAAAGAGGATATGGGGACACCTTGTCCCTGAAACAACCCATCCCAAAGACGAGCCACCTGCAGTGTCCTAGTCACATGGACGAGCAACCAAGTGAGAAGAGCCAGTGGACAGGAGCCATGATTTCACAGGCAGTGTATGTAGTCATGCATGTCATATATGTGTGTCCGTATACAAATTACGTACAAACCAGCTTGGGATTCTGGCAAAGTTGCTTGTGAACAGGGTTGAAGGAAACAGCACTTGTCACAAAACGCAGGTGTCACCACTAAAGGCAACGTCCTGGAAAAACCCCTCTGCAAGTATCTTTTTAACAGTGAGCTTCAGAGAGGTGCGGCTGCACACACGGCCCCGCAGGACGGGGTCAGGCCGGCTGCGGGAGGGGCCGGTCCCTccagaagcaaagagaaaatgcaaTATTCCCGAAAAGGGCCCCGGGCTCTGGGCGGGTCCTGCCGGCAGAACCAGCAGGAAGAGGACCCAGCCAGCAGGAGCCCACACCGGGGTCACGCTCCAGCTCGCTCTGGGTCACTCCAAGCCCGTGCTGGCAGTGGCTGTGCACAGAGAAGGGACAAAGCCACCGGCACACTGTCATGCAGGCAGGACCCACGGGAGACGGCTCAGGCCCGGGCAGCGCAGGTGGCATCACGGTGCAGCAGAAGCCCAGAGCCTTTGTCCAGGATTGCTGTATGCGCACCTGTCCTTCAGGGCTGCCAGCTCCCAGCTCAAGGGCTCTGGCGTGGACAGGGGCCTGGGAGCCGCGGCGCAGGAAGCAGAGGCGCTGCTGGGGTGAACGATCGGTTCCCGGGGAACAGGGGCGAGGGCAGACACAAACCCCAGGGACATCAGTGAAACCACTCGATGGCTCTCTGTGGCTAGCAGTCCATCTGAGTGACAAGAGCCCAGGACTGGTCTTCCAGGCTGGAAGGACAAAGGACCTGCCATCTCCCTCGGCCTCGGAGGGGCTGTCGGGCAGACACGAGctgcttttccctttttttcctcttttttcccctagcCAGTTCTTGGGTGAGTAGAGCTGCTTTTCTGAATTGGCTCAAAAACCAGACAGCGTCCTCCTAGGGTCTTCCCCCTTCCATAAAGCCCGCTCGGCAGGCCTCTGGGTGGAGGGGACGCCTTTTCAAGGCCGTGATCTCTTTCATTGGCGGGAGTAACATGCAGGCCGCCCCATGCACAGGAAGCCCCAAAGACCACCCTGGACCTCAGCTGGGTGACCGCAGGCCCAGTCCTACACACCATGCACAGCAAACCCAGTCACTTCTGGGACACCAAGCCCCTGCCCCAGGACAGGCACGCAGCAGCCGGCACTCGGTGGGTGTCATGCGTGTGGAATCACACCACTACACCATCAAAGCATCCTCAGGCAGAACCCGACCCCAGGCTGCGGCTCCAGGGTGCCCAGTGCAGACCGTGCG encodes:
- the CHGA gene encoding chromogranin-A isoform X2; translated protein: MRSAAVLALLLCAGQVTALPVNSPLNKGDTEVMKCIVEVISDTLSKPSPMPVSQECFETLRGDERILSILRHQNLLKELQDLALQGAKERAQQQKKHSSFEDELSEVLENQSTQAELKGRPEDLAMDAAGKPGAEEARPLRGKGEQEHSRQQEEEEEEMAGAPQGLFRGGKSGQLEQELEQEQEQEQEEEEERLSKEWEDAKRWSKMDQLAKELTAEKRLEQEDEDSPDRSMKLSLRARGYGFRGPGPQLRRGWRPSSREDSVEAGLPLQVHGYPEEKKDEEGSANRRPEDQELESLSAIEAELEKVARELQALRRG